CGGCCCCATCGCAATCTGCGTGCTCACCAGCAACAACAAAGACACAAGCTGGGGCGATAAGAACGCGGGCGACCTTTTATGCAGCCACATCGCCAAAGCCGCCTGCGACTATTTCAACCCTCGCGGCACAAGCGGTTCTCCACAACGTGAACTGCAGGAAGGCGATTTTGGAGAACTGGTTGAAGCGCTGCAACGCACGCTGAACGTTCGCATGACACCGTCACCGGATTTGTCCGTCGATGGGGACTTCGGTCCCGCCACAGCGGCCGTGGTCACGAAGTTTCAGAATGCGCGCTCGTTGAAAGCAACGGGCATCGTCGCCAGCGATACGTGGGCAGCACTCAGCCCGCTGCTGACCGAAGCAACGCCGGTGCCGGAACCGGACGTCGTGAACGCGGAACAACTCCCCATAGAACCGGCCGACAAACTGACCGGACCGCCGATCGTCAGTTGCGAAGCGTGGGCAATCGCGGACGCTGCGACGGGGGATGTACTATGGCAACATCGCGGGAAGGAATCTCTACCGATGGCCAGTACGACCAAAATCATGACGGCCTACGTCGTGCTGAAGCTTGCCGAAGCGGATGCAAAGGTTCTGGATGAAACGGTCGTATTTTCTGGTCGAGCCGACCGAACGCGAGGTTCGACGTCCGGAATTCGCGAAGGCGAATTGCTTTCGGTGCGTGAGCTACTTTACGGGCTGCTGTTGCCGTCCGGTAACGACGCGTCCGTGGCTTTAGGCGAACATTTCGGCAGCCGACTTTCAGACTCAAACGCGGAAGACGCCGATCCGTCGCCTGATCCGCTGGCGTCGTTCGTCGCCGCAATGAACGCTGCCGCATCGGAACTCGGCATGACTCAAACGGCGTTTGTAAACACTCACGGCCTGCCCGCTGCAAACCATCACTCGTCCGCGGCCGACTTGTGTAAGCTTGCAAAGGCAGCGTTAAGCCTTCCTTTGTTTCCGCAGTATGTTGAAACTCGCCAGCGAGGCTGCACGGTTAAGAGCGCCGCGGGCTATTCGCGCAACGTGATGTGGAAAAACACGAACCGCCTTCTGGGCATCACAGGGTTCCATGGCGTTAAGACAGGTACCACCAGTGATGCCGGAGCGTGCCTCGTCTCAAAAGGAAGCCGCGGCGATCGAGAGCTAATCCTGACAGTGCTTGGTGCCAAGTCGTCGACCGGACGCTACGTCGACACTCGAAATCTTTACCGCTGGGCATGGAATGAACTCCAGACCGAAACGTCCGTGCCGTAGGTCCGAAAAAAAGACAGGGACGCGGGTGGGCGAGATGCATTGCCGAGCACTC
This DNA window, taken from Fuerstiella marisgermanici, encodes the following:
- a CDS encoding serine hydrolase, coding for MSHSTTAAFVLRCSGLLLVCAAQSSLFADTTTETLAAKIQPLIDRHDGDVGVYVQHLTSGVKFQHRPDAVMPTASLIKLPVMIEAYRQADAGTIDLDSMLTLHDSDKVPGSGILTTHFSDGMQLSLRDAIRLMIAYSDNTATNLVVDAIGMKATAETMEKMGFPETKLHSKVYRGSSSVFPKRSQQYGLGSTTAADIVALLQQLHEGKLVSPKACDDMKAHLLACEDKKKLPRFLPAGVKVAHKTGSVSKSRCAAGLMYTRSGPIAICVLTSNNKDTSWGDKNAGDLLCSHIAKAACDYFNPRGTSGSPQRELQEGDFGELVEALQRTLNVRMTPSPDLSVDGDFGPATAAVVTKFQNARSLKATGIVASDTWAALSPLLTEATPVPEPDVVNAEQLPIEPADKLTGPPIVSCEAWAIADAATGDVLWQHRGKESLPMASTTKIMTAYVVLKLAEADAKVLDETVVFSGRADRTRGSTSGIREGELLSVRELLYGLLLPSGNDASVALGEHFGSRLSDSNAEDADPSPDPLASFVAAMNAAASELGMTQTAFVNTHGLPAANHHSSAADLCKLAKAALSLPLFPQYVETRQRGCTVKSAAGYSRNVMWKNTNRLLGITGFHGVKTGTTSDAGACLVSKGSRGDRELILTVLGAKSSTGRYVDTRNLYRWAWNELQTETSVP